The Geomonas agri genome contains the following window.
GGACGGCCTCACCGCGCTCAAGGAGATCAAGAGGCTCTACCCCGACACCTACGTGATCATGTTCACGGGCAAGGGGAGCGAGGAGATCGCCGTCGAGTTGATGAAGGCCGGCGCCTCCGATTACATCCTGAAGCCCTTCAACAACCAGGACCTCGTCGAAAGGATCGAGAGCGTCCTGAAACTGCGCGGCATCGAGCTGCAGAACAAGGCCCTCTTGAGCGAGCGCGAGCGGCTTCTGGCCGAGATCGCGGACTGGAACCGCGAGCTGGAGGCCCGGGTGCACGAGAAGAGCGAGGCCCTGTCCCGAGCGCAGGCCGAGGTGGTCCAGTCCGAGAAGCTGGCTTCCCTTGGTTACCTTTCCGCCGGGATGGCGCACGAGATCCGTAACCCGCTCAACTCCATCGCGCTGTTCGTGCAGCTCATCAAGGGGGGGCTGGACGAGCCGGAGCGCCAGGAATACGTGGAAAAGATCTTGAAGGAGGTGGACCGGATCGACAACATCCTGGGCAAACTCCTGGACGCCTCGAAGCGCCCGAGATTCGAGATCAGCGAGGTGCGCATGGACCGCATCCTCGAGCACACCCTGGAGGCCTTCACGCCGCAGCTGCGCCAAAAACGGATCAAGGTGGTGCGTGACTACAGGAACATCCCGCCTGCCATTAAGGCCGACCCCATGGAGATCGAGCAGATTTTTACCAACCTGTTCCTGAATTCCATTCACGTCATGCCCGAGGACGGGACCCTGACCGTGGAACTCGACCAGGACCAGGACTACATCAAACTCAGGGTGTCCGACACCGGCCCCGGCATTCCGCCCGAGAATCTCCCCAACATCTTCGACCCCTTCTTCACCACCAACAGCCGGGGCACCGGTCTCGGGCTCTCGGTGGTGCTGCGCATCGTCAAGACCTACCGGGGCAAGATCGAGGTGGAGAAAAGCGACCCCAACGGCACCACCTTCGCGGTTCGCCTTCCGCTCAACGCACCGAGGTAAGGGGTGGTTTCTACTTCCCTTTTCGGCCGCATTTTTGTATGATGTCCCATTCCATCATGCCTTGAGGTCGAGATGACAGCAGAAAACAGGGGCAAAATACTCCTGGTAGACGACGACAAGTTCTTCCTGAAGGTGATGTCCGATGCCTTCACCGGCGCGGGCTTCTCCGTGGTGACCGCGGAGGACGGCGTCCTCGGCGTCAAAGCCTACGCTGCCGATGCTTTCGATGCCGTCATACTCGACCTGGTCATGCCCCGGATGGGAGGGGTGAGCGCTTCCCTGGAGATCGGGCGTCTGGCCAAGGAGGTGGACCCGATCATCGTCATGCTGACCTCCATGTTCCAGGGCGCCCCGCACGAGCACCCCATCCCAGAGATGGGCGCCAAGGTGCACATCCCGAAATCCACCCCTCCGTTGGACATCGTCATCATCGTCGAACAGCTCCTGGAAAGAAAACGGCGCGGAACCGGCGCCGCCTGACGGACACCCCATGCCATTTCTGTTACGTAACCTCACCCTGAGCCCCGGGGTGGAGGAGAGTGCGCTACGCCCGCTGGCCGCTGCCAAGCTCGGCGTGCGCGAGTCCGAGATCACCGGCGTCACCCTGGTCAGAAAGGGAGTCGACGCCAGGAAAAAGGGTGCCATCAAGCTGGTGTACACGGTGCAGGTGACACTCCGGGATGAATCGCGTGTGCGTCCTCACGGCGACGTCGCGCCCGTCGAGGCAGCCGTCCCGCTGCGTTTCCCGAAGCTCACCTCACCGGAGCGCATCGTCATCGTCGGCATGGGGCCGGCCGGATTGTTCGCGGCCCTGCGGCTCGCCGAGTACGGCCTCACGGCGCGGGTCCTGGAGCGCGGGCGTGACGTGGACCGGCGCGCATCCGACGTATCCCGCTTCTGGCGCCTGGGCGAGCTGTGCGAGCAGAGTAACGTGCAGTTCGGCGAGGGGGGAGCGGGGACCTTCTCCGACGGCAAACTGACCACGAGGGTCAAGGACCCCAACTGCGGCTGGGTGCTGGAGCGCCTGGTCGAGTTCGGCGCGCCCCCCGAGATTCTCTACGCCGCCAAGCCCCATATCGGCACCGACCGGCTGCGCGCCGTGGTGCGCGGCATCCGGGAGCGCCTGATCGAGTCGGGCTTCCGGGTCGGCTTCGAGAGCCGGCTCACCGGCATCGGCATCGGCCAGGGGCGGGTGCACAGCGTTGTGGTGAACGACGCCGACGAGGAGCCGTGCGACTCGCTGGTGCTGGCGCCGGGACACAGCGCGCGCGACACGTACGCCCTGCTGCACGAACTGGGGGTGACCCTGGAGCAGAAGCCGTTCGCGGTGGGACTCCGGGTGGAGCACCCGCAGGCCCTGATCAACGAGATCCAGTACGGCCGCAACGCGCATCCCGCGCTGCCGCCGGCGGAGTACGCGCAGACCTACAACAACGAGGTGACTGGGCGCTCCGCCTATTCCTTCT
Protein-coding sequences here:
- a CDS encoding hybrid sensor histidine kinase/response regulator yields the protein MTTTEKEPRGRVLIVDDEKVILDLTGIILKNRGYEVFTALSAQEGLATIEVERPELVLLDYMMPNMDGLTALKEIKRLYPDTYVIMFTGKGSEEIAVELMKAGASDYILKPFNNQDLVERIESVLKLRGIELQNKALLSERERLLAEIADWNRELEARVHEKSEALSRAQAEVVQSEKLASLGYLSAGMAHEIRNPLNSIALFVQLIKGGLDEPERQEYVEKILKEVDRIDNILGKLLDASKRPRFEISEVRMDRILEHTLEAFTPQLRQKRIKVVRDYRNIPPAIKADPMEIEQIFTNLFLNSIHVMPEDGTLTVELDQDQDYIKLRVSDTGPGIPPENLPNIFDPFFTTNSRGTGLGLSVVLRIVKTYRGKIEVEKSDPNGTTFAVRLPLNAPR
- a CDS encoding response regulator; the protein is MTAENRGKILLVDDDKFFLKVMSDAFTGAGFSVVTAEDGVLGVKAYAADAFDAVILDLVMPRMGGVSASLEIGRLAKEVDPIIVMLTSMFQGAPHEHPIPEMGAKVHIPKSTPPLDIVIIVEQLLERKRRGTGAA
- a CDS encoding NAD(P)/FAD-dependent oxidoreductase translates to MPFLLRNLTLSPGVEESALRPLAAAKLGVRESEITGVTLVRKGVDARKKGAIKLVYTVQVTLRDESRVRPHGDVAPVEAAVPLRFPKLTSPERIVIVGMGPAGLFAALRLAEYGLTARVLERGRDVDRRASDVSRFWRLGELCEQSNVQFGEGGAGTFSDGKLTTRVKDPNCGWVLERLVEFGAPPEILYAAKPHIGTDRLRAVVRGIRERLIESGFRVGFESRLTGIGIGQGRVHSVVVNDADEEPCDSLVLAPGHSARDTYALLHELGVTLEQKPFAVGLRVEHPQALINEIQYGRNAHPALPPAEYAQTYNNEVTGRSAYSFCMCPGGVVVAAASETGGVVVNGMSGYRRNGPYANSALVATVGPADFTGTSPLAGVEFQRELERRAFVAGGENYRAPAQSLLNFIGRGGGRILSSYRPGVTEYDLASLLPAPVAATLREGIEHFDRKMRGFISAEATLTAVETRTSAPLRIVRGGDLQSLSHRGLYPTGEGAGYAGGIMSAALDGIRVADAIAARIAAS